The genome window CCTTGCTCCTCTTCGTCGATCCCGATGCCGGCCAGCAGCTCGCGGGTATCGGCGCCCATGGCCGGCGCGGGTCCGACAGCCGCCGCCGGCCGCGACGTGCGCAGCGGACTGTCCAGCACCCGCAGCGCGCCGCCGCCGGCCAGGTCGACGCGGCGGACCCTGCCGTCGGCCTGGGCCAGGGGCGCATCCAGCGCCTGCCCCACGGACCATACGGGCGCGGCCGGCACCGTGCCGGCGAAGTGCTGCATCCACTCGGCCGTGGTGCGGGCGGACAGCGCCTCGTCCAGCAGGCGGGTCAGTTCCTCGCGATGCCGACCCCGGGCGCCGAAGTCGACGAAGCGCGCATCCGCGATCCATTCCGGCCGCCCGATCCGCTCGCACAGGTTGCGCCAGAATTTTTCCTTGTTGCACATCAGGTAGATCCAGCCGTCGCCGGTGCGGTAGAGCTGGCACGGCGTGAGCGAGGGGTGGCCGGACCGGGGCTGGCGGTCGGTCTCGGCGGCGCCGTTCAGGTACCACGCCGCCACGTAATTGAGGTTGAACAGCGCGACGTCGTACAGGCTGGTGTCGACGTCGCATCCCTTGCCGCTGCGCGCGGCCTCCAGCATGCCGCTGAGCAGCCCCACCGACATCATCACGCCGGTCATGTAGTCGACCAGCGACAGCCCCATGCGCGACGGCGCGGTGTCCGGTTCGCCGGTCAGCGAAAAATAGCCCGCCTCGGCCTGCATCAGGTAGTCGTAGCCCGGCCAGGCCGCGCGTTCGCCGGTGCGGCCATAGGCCGATATGTGGGCGCAGACCACGGCCGGATTGACGTCCTTCAAGTCTTCGTAGGTCAGGCCCAGCTTGCCCGCGACGTCGCCGCGCAGGTTGTCGACCACGCCGTGCGCCGTGGCCGCCAGCTTGCGGAACACCGCCCGGCCCTCGGGATGGGCGAGGTTCAGCGTGATGCTTTTCTTGCCCTGGTTCAGGCTCTGGAAGAACAGGCTTTGCGCGCTGTCGGGCAGGTTCGCGAGGAAATGCGGCCCGACCAGCCGCGATACGTCGCCCCCTTGCGCGGCCTGCTCGACCTTGATGATCTCGGCCCCCAGCGCGGCCAGCAACTGGGTGCCGAAAGGCGCCGCGCCGTACTGCTCGACGGCAAGAATGCGGAACCCGTGAAGTAGCGACATGAAGCTCCCCGGACGATGTTGGAAAAGGACATCTTGAGTTTGTTATAACAATATATCAAAATCCGGAAACAGAAAAGCCACACCAATGGCACCATTCGCGAGGAGACCCTTCCCATGAACAAACTGCTTTCGCTGCTCTGCCTGGCCGTGGGCCTGGCCAGCCAACCCGCCCTTGCCGACCAGGCGTTCCCCAGCAAGCGGGTGCGCGTGATCATCCCCTTCCCGCCCGGACAGGGCTCGGACATCCTCGCCCGCGCCATCGGCGACAAGCTGGCGCAGAAGTGGGGGCAGCCGGTGGTGGTGGAGAACCGCGCCGGCGCCAACGGCTCCATCGCGCTGCAGGAAGTGGCGCGGGCCGAGGGCGACGGGTACACGCTGCTGGTCACCTCCAACTCCCCGGTCGTGATCAATCCCAATCTGTACAAGCACCTGCCCTACGACGTAGGGCGCGACTTCCAGCCCGTCGCGCTGCTTGCCGCCACCGACATGCTCATGGTGGTGAACGCGCAGTTCCCCGCCACCACGCTGCGCGAGGTCATCGCCCAGTTGAAGGCCAATCCCGGCAAGTTCAGTTACGGATCGCCCGGCACGGGATCCACCAGCCACCTCAGCATGGAAGTCTTCAAGCAACTGGCGGGCGTGGATCTCGTGCACGTGCCCTACAAGGGCAGTCCGCCGGCGTTCACGGACCTGATCGGCGGTTCGATCAAGCTGATGATCGACGCCCTGCCCAGCGCCATGCCCCAGGTGAAATCGGGCCGGGTCCGGGCCATCGCCATCACCAGCAGCGACACGCCCTCCACCCTCATGCCGGACGTGCCGCTGGCCAGCAGCGCCGGCCTGACCGGCCTGCCGGGACGCGCCTGGTACGGCATGTTCGCGCCCAAGGCCACGCCCCCCGCCACCATGACCCGCATCGTCGCCGACGTACGGGCGGTGCTGCAGACCCCCGAGATCGTGGCCAAGCTGCCCCAGCTCGGCCTGGAGGCCGTCGCGCCCATGACGCCCCAGGAATTCGGCAGCTTCGTGGACAAGGAAACCGCCTACTGGGCCGACGCGACGCGCCGCACGGGGATGTATCAGATCGAATAGCGCTAGTGACGGGGACGCGCGCCTGGGGGACAATGCGTCGGGGCACCTCGATGCATTACCCCGAAGCTACAATTCCCCCATGCGCATCCTCATCGCCGAAGACGACAACATCCTTGCCGACGGCCTGTCCCGCTCCCTGCGCCAGAACGGCTACGCCGTCGATGCCGTCCACGACGGACTCGAGGCGGACTCCGCGCTGGCGGCGCAACCCTTCGACCTGCTGATCCTGGACATCGGCCTGCCCCGGCTGTCGGGCACCGAGGTCCTGCGCCGGCTGCGGTCGCGCAACTCGCACATGCCGGTCCTGATCCTGACCGCCGCCGACAGCGTGGAGCAGCGCGTCAAGGGACTGGACCTGGGCGCCGACGACTACATGGCCAAGCCCTTCGCGCTGTCCGAGCTCGAGGCCCGCGTCCGCGCGCTGACGCGGCGCGGCGCGGGCGGCGGCCCGGCGGTGCTGCGTCACGGCCGCCTGGCCTTCGACCAGGTCGGCCGGGTGGTGACCATCGACGAGCAGATCGTCGAGCTGTCCGCGCGCGAAGTCAGCCTGCTGGAAGTCCTGCTGTCGCGCAGCGGCCGCATGGTCAGCAAGAAGCAGTTGGTGGACCATCTGTGCGAATGGGGCGAGGAAGTCAGCACCAACGCCATCGAGGTCTACGTGCACCGGCTGCGCAAGAAGCTGGAATCGGGCGGCGTCAAGATCGCCACCGTGCGCGGGCTGGGATACTGCCTGGAACGCGAGCCCGGCGCCCAGCACGGCGCGGCCTGACCCGGCTTGGGGAGCATGGACGACGACCGCCAGGGGCCGCAGCCCATCCCCGCCGTCGAACGGCCGGCGCGCTCGCTGTTCGGCGAGATCCTGGACTGGATGCTGGTCCCGCTGTTCCTGCTGTGGCCCGTCAGCGTCGCCATCACCTACGTGGTCGCGCAGTCCATCTCGGTCGCGCCCTACGACCGCAGCCTGGCCAACAACGTGCTGGCCCTGGCCCAGCAGATCAAGGACGTCAACGGCCGGGCCCGGCTGCAACTGCCGGTCTCGGCGCGCGAGATGCTGCGCGCCGACGAGACCGACAGCGTGTTCTACCTCGTCCTGGGCAGCCGCGGCGAATACCTGGGCGGCGACCGGGAACTGCCGCTGCCGTCGCTCGAGCGCCCCCTGCCCAGCATTGTCCAGTATCGCGACGACGTGATGCGCGGCTTCGCGGTGCGCGTGGCCTACACCTGGGTATCGCTGCCCACGATCCCGGGCGCGCAACCGGCACTGGTGCAGGTGGCCGAGACGCTGGAGAAGCGCTCGCAGCTGGCCAACGAAATCATCAAGGGCGTGGTGCTGCCGCAATTCGTCGTGCTGCCGCTGGCCGTGGTGCTGGTGTGGTTCGGCCTGTCGCGCGGCATCGCCCCGCTGGGCCGGCTGCAGGCGCGGCTGCGCGCGCGGCGGCCGGACGACCTGTCGCCCATCGATGATCGCGAGGTGCCGCAGGAGATCGCGCCGCTGGTCGGCGCGATGAACGAGCTGCTGCAGCGCCTGTCGGACAATGTCGACGCGCAGAAGCGCTTCGTCGCCGACGCGGCGCACCAGTTGAAGACGCCGCTTGCCGGCATACGCACGCAGGCCGAGCTGGCGCTGCGCAACGCCAGCCCGGAAGACATGGAGGCCAGCCTGCGGCATCTGATCTCGGGCGCCGAACGGGCCACGCGCCTGGTGAACCAGTTGCTGGCGCTGGCACGCGCCGAGGACAAGGGCAGCCCCGTGGACGTCTCCGCCCGCGTCGACCTGCTGGCCATCGCCAGCGACCAGACGCAGAACTGGGTGCACGAGGCGATGGAACGCGGGATAGACCTGGGCCTGGAAGGCCCGGAGACGCCGGTTCCGGTGGCCGGCAATGCCCTGCTGCTGGCCGAACTGGTCAACAACCTGATCGACAACGCGCTGCGCTACACCCCGGGCGGCGGCACCGTGACCGTGCGCGTGGCGGCGACCGGCGCGGGCGCGACGCTGGACGTCGAGGACTCCGGCCCGGGCATACCGCCCGAGGAACGCGAACTGGTGTTCGACCGCTTCTACCGGATCCTGGGATCCAACGCCGAAGGCAGCGGCCTGGGCCTGGCCATCGTGCGCGAGATCGCCCAGCGGCACGACGCCATTCTGTCGATTTCCGACAACCCGCAGGACACGGCCGCCGGCATGCCCGGCACCCGCATCAGCGTGCGCTTCCCGCCGGCCTGAGGCCGCGGCCCGTCAGAAGTCCAGCCCGGCCTCGCGCGCCGCCATGTCATGCAGCGCACGGCGCATCAGCAGCCCCGGCTTGTCGGGCGCGAAGTTCAGGTCGAACTGCGGCTCGGCGTCGCGCGTCACCACGTCCAGTATCCATTCCAGCGCATCCACGTCCTCGAGATAGGCCTTGGACGACGCCTCGTGCAGATAGGCATCGGCGGCGGAATCGTCCAGGTTGGCGTCGCGGCTGTTGAACCACCAGTAGTGGATGCTGCCGTTGGTCTCGGGCGTGAAGGCGTGGGTGATGTTGAAGCGATAGGTGCGCGGCGCGCCGCCGGCATCGTGGTTGTCGACGATGCGGGCGAAGGCGACGTGCAGGCCGGGCGAGGCAAAACGCGCTTCCGAATAGCGGTCCACCGGCTTGCCGGTCAGGCCGGTGGGCACGCCGTAGACGTCGGGCGGCGGCGAGTTCTTCAGCGCGCGGTCGATGATGACCACGTCGCCTTCCTGGCGCACGTCCAGCTTGCTGCGCGCGTACTCCGGCGTGCCGATGGCGCCGGGATGCAGGAAGGGGAAGTGGGTCTGGTCCAGCAAGTTCTCGTGCATGGACACGTAGTCCGCCTTCATGTGGAAGGCCCCGCCCACGCTCTTCCACGCCGGGCTGGCCAGCCAGCTCGTGTCCGGGATCAGGGCCGGGTCGGCATGGTCGGGATCGCCCATCCAGATCCAGACCAGCGGCGCCCGTTCGACGATGGGAAAGCTGCGCACCTGGGCATTGGTGGGAACCAGCGGCATGGCCGGCATCTTCACGCAGCGGCCCGACGGATCGAAGCGCATGCCGTGATAGCCGCACATCAGTTCGTCGCCGTCCAGGCGGCCCTTGGCCAGCGGAAAGGAACGGTGCGGACAGCGGTTGCGGACCGCCACCGGCTCGCCGGCCTGCGTGCGATACAGGGCGACGTCCACGCCCAGGAAGCGCCGGCTGCTCAGCTCGCGGGTGATCTCGCCGGACAGGCCCGCCACGTACCAGCAGTTGCGCACCAGCGGCGTGGCGTGGTCGGCGAAGCCGCCGGGTTCGAAGGAGAAATCGGCCCGGAGTTCGGGGATGGGATCGGCGATGCGGTTCATGATGGCACGCTCCTGCAGGAATGGCTCGGAATGGTCAGGCGTCCAGCACCAGGCGCGTGCCGCGGATGCGCGACACGCAGATGCACAGGGTCTCGCCCGCGGCACGCTCTTCTGCGCTCAGATAGCGATCGCGATGATCGATGGGGCCGTCGGCCGAGACGACGGGCAGCGGGCACAGGCCGCATTCGCCGCGCGCGCAGTCCCACAGCACGGGCACGTCGGCCAGGCGCAGCGCATCCAGGATGCTGGCGTCGGGACCGACCCGCACGGTCCTGCCCGAGCGGCGCAGCTCGACCTCGAAGGCCGTTTCGTCGCCCGTGGGGCCGGCGGTGAACACTTCGCTGCGCACGCGGCCGGGGTCCCATCCCAGCGCGGCCCCCGCGTCGTGGGTGGCGGCGATCAAGGGGGCGGGACCGCACACGTACGCGCGCGTCCCGTCGGGCTGCGATGCCAGCAGGCCGCGCAGGTCCAGCACGCCGGCCTCGTCGCTGTAGTGGAAACGGACGCGGTCGCCGGCCACCTCTTCCAGCATGTCGCGATAGGCCATGGCGCCCGGATCGCGGCCGGCGTACACGACGCTGTACCGACAGCCCCGCCGGGCCAGGCTGCGCGCCATGGACACGATGGGCGTCACGCCTATGCCGCCGGCGATGAGCAGGGAGCAGGCATCGCGCCGGTCCAGCGGAAAATCGTTGACCGGCGCGCTGACGCGCAGGCGCGTGCCCGGCGCGAAGGTGTCGTGGATGAAGGCCGAACCGCGCGCCCGGTCCTCTTTTTGCACGGCGATGCGATAAACGTGCCGTGGATCGTCCCGCCCGGCCGGTCCGCCGATCAGCGAATAATGCCGGACGATGGGACCTCGCTCCTGCGACACCATGTGCAGCGCCACGTGCGCCCCCGGCTCGTAGCGCGGCAGCGGCCTGCCATCGGCCGAGGCCAGCAGGAATTCCTTGATGCGCGGCGTCAGCGGCCGGACGCCGGCCACCACGACTTCGATGTGCTTGCTTGCCACGACTGTGCTCCCGTACGGCGTCAATCCAGGTGGATACCGGCGCCCTTGATGATGGGCCCCCATTTGGCGATTTCCTCGTCCACCAGCCGCGCCATGTCGCGCGGCGGCATGGCATAGGCCTCGTAGGTGAAGGTGGCCAGTTTCTCCTGCACGTCGGGCGCCTTCAGCGCGGCGGCGATGCCTTCGTTCAGCCGCTGCACGATCCCGGCGGGCGTGCCCTTGGGCGCGAACAGGCCGTTCCAGCCGCCGACCTCGAAGTTGGCCGGACCGCCGGCCTGCGCCACGGTGGGCACCTCGGCGTAGCCCGGCAGGCGCTGGGGCGCCGCGACGGCCAGGAAGCGCACCTTGCCGGACTGGTACACGGGCCCGGCCGAAACGGGCGATCCCAGCGTCCAGTTCACGTCGCCCACGGCCACCGACTGGAACAGCTGGGCCGACTCCTTGTAGGGCACGTGCATCATGCTCGTGCCGGTGGCCGCCTCCAGCAGCAGCCCGCCCAGGTGCGCCGGACTGGCCACACCCCAGGATCCATACGAAACGCCGCCGGGCCGGGCCTTGGCCGAGGCGATCAGGTCGCCCATCGTCCGCCATGGCGAAGCGGCGGGCACCACGACGAAGAAGTAGTTGCGGACCAGCGGCGTGACCGGATCGAAATCCTTGCGCACGTCGTACGGCAGCCTGGCGAACAGGTAAGGCTGGGTGCCCACGTGGTAGCTGTCCATGTGGACCAGCGTGTAGCCGTCGGGCGCGGCGCGCCGGCCGGCCTCGAAGGCGAGGAAGCCGCTGGCGCCGGGCCGGTTCTCGACGATCACCTGCTGCCCCAGCGTGGCGGTCAGCTTCTCGGCGACGATGCGCAGCAGCACGTCGGGGCCCTGGCCCACGGCGAACGGTGTCACGATCTTGAGCGGCCGGGCCGGATAGGCCGGCGCGGCGGCGACGGCGGCGCTGGACGCCGCGGCCAGGGCGGCAGCGGCCAGCATGCGCGCGATCGGCGGTTTGGACATGTCTTGTCTCCTCTTCGTGGATACGGTGGGACGTCGCTTGCGGCCCATTGTGCGAAGGCATTTTATTAAGGAATAATGGCGAATATTTGTTCAAAAAATAGCTATCAGCAAGCTCGATCGGGAATAAATTGGACGCCATCACGCAACTGCGCACCTTCACCACCGTCGTTGCCTGCGGCGGCTTCTCCGAGGCGGCCCGGCAGATGGACGTCGTGCCCTCGGTCGTGGCCAAGCGCATCCGCCAGCTGGAAGCCACCGTGGGCGCGCGGCTGTTCGACCGCACCACCCGCACGGTGCGCCTGACCGAAGCCGGCGAGAAACTGCACGCCCGCGCCGGCGTGCTGGTGGCCAGCTTCGAGGATCTGGTGCAGAGCGTGGAGCGGGATGCCTCCAAGCTGGTCGGTCACCTGCGGGTGGCAACGCCGACCACGCTGACCACGGTCCGGCTGGGGCCGCTCTTCAATGCATTCCTGCGACGGCACGATGGCATCACGATGGAGATCTCGCTGGTCGACCATTCCACCAACCCCGCCGAGCGGGACTACGACGTGGCCATCAGCGGCCGGCCGGCCAGCTACGAAGGCGTGGTCGAGATCCCGCTGTGTCCGGTGGACACCGTGCTGTGCGCCGCGCCCGGCTATCTCGCCCGCCACGGCCGGCCCCGCCACCCGCAGGCCCTGACCGAACACGCCTGCCTCGTCTTCAAGCCATCCGGCCGCGCCTGGCAATTCCGCAGCGCCCGCGGCGGCATCAGCCTGGACATCGCGCCCCGGCTCGTGGCCGACGACAACCTCACGCTGCGGGACGCCGCTCTGTCGGAACTGGGTATCGCCGCCCTCCCCGCGTACGTCGCCCGCCCGGCACTGGAAGCCGGCACGCTGGAGACGGTGCTGGACGATTTCCCGCTGCAGGAAACCTGGTTCAAGGCCTATGTCCCGCGGCGCAGGCAGCACGTCGCCCGCGTCGCCGCCCTGGTCGACTGGCTGGTCGAGCACCTGCGGCCGGACACCCCGCCGGTCCGCTGATTCCCTCCAATGGCGTCTCGCCGCCGCCACGCTCGGGCGGCGCCGGCACGTCCGAAACCCGGCCATATCACCAGTTCGTGAAAATTCAGTTCCCCGTCAGCAATTTGTCAGCGCCGCGTCAGTAACTGTTTCTACTCTGGTTTCAAGCCCGAGGCTCCCGTGGCTAAGGGCCAGTCTGCCGTTCCAACTATTACTCCTTTACAGCAGGCCCACCCAGGAGACATTCCTTCATGAGCACCACCGTCAGCAGTTCAGGGGCGCCGACTCCGGCCGCGCGTCCCATGACCAAGGAAGAGCGGCGCGTGATCTTCGCCTCGTCGCTAGGCACGGTATTCGAGTGGTACGACTTCTATCTTTACGGCTCGCTGGCCGCCATCATCGCCAAACAGTTCTTCTCGGGGGTCAACGACACGGCGGCCTTCATCTTCGCGCTCCTGGCATTCGCGGCAGGCTTCGCGGTCCGGCCGTTCGGGGCCCTGGTGTTCGGCCGGCTGGGCGACCTGGTCGGGCGCAAGTACACCTTCCTGATCACCATCCTGATCATGGGCCTGTCGACCTTCATCGTCG of Pigmentiphaga sp. H8 contains these proteins:
- a CDS encoding response regulator transcription factor: MRILIAEDDNILADGLSRSLRQNGYAVDAVHDGLEADSALAAQPFDLLILDIGLPRLSGTEVLRRLRSRNSHMPVLILTAADSVEQRVKGLDLGADDYMAKPFALSELEARVRALTRRGAGGGPAVLRHGRLAFDQVGRVVTIDEQIVELSAREVSLLEVLLSRSGRMVSKKQLVDHLCEWGEEVSTNAIEVYVHRLRKKLESGGVKIATVRGLGYCLEREPGAQHGAA
- a CDS encoding tripartite tricarboxylate transporter substrate binding protein codes for the protein MSKPPIARMLAAAALAAASSAAVAAAPAYPARPLKIVTPFAVGQGPDVLLRIVAEKLTATLGQQVIVENRPGASGFLAFEAGRRAAPDGYTLVHMDSYHVGTQPYLFARLPYDVRKDFDPVTPLVRNYFFVVVPAASPWRTMGDLIASAKARPGGVSYGSWGVASPAHLGGLLLEAATGTSMMHVPYKESAQLFQSVAVGDVNWTLGSPVSAGPVYQSGKVRFLAVAAPQRLPGYAEVPTVAQAGGPANFEVGGWNGLFAPKGTPAGIVQRLNEGIAAALKAPDVQEKLATFTYEAYAMPPRDMARLVDEEIAKWGPIIKGAGIHLD
- a CDS encoding PDR/VanB family oxidoreductase, with translation MASKHIEVVVAGVRPLTPRIKEFLLASADGRPLPRYEPGAHVALHMVSQERGPIVRHYSLIGGPAGRDDPRHVYRIAVQKEDRARGSAFIHDTFAPGTRLRVSAPVNDFPLDRRDACSLLIAGGIGVTPIVSMARSLARRGCRYSVVYAGRDPGAMAYRDMLEEVAGDRVRFHYSDEAGVLDLRGLLASQPDGTRAYVCGPAPLIAATHDAGAALGWDPGRVRSEVFTAGPTGDETAFEVELRRSGRTVRVGPDASILDALRLADVPVLWDCARGECGLCPLPVVSADGPIDHRDRYLSAEERAAGETLCICVSRIRGTRLVLDA
- a CDS encoding tripartite tricarboxylate transporter substrate binding protein translates to MNKLLSLLCLAVGLASQPALADQAFPSKRVRVIIPFPPGQGSDILARAIGDKLAQKWGQPVVVENRAGANGSIALQEVARAEGDGYTLLVTSNSPVVINPNLYKHLPYDVGRDFQPVALLAATDMLMVVNAQFPATTLREVIAQLKANPGKFSYGSPGTGSTSHLSMEVFKQLAGVDLVHVPYKGSPPAFTDLIGGSIKLMIDALPSAMPQVKSGRVRAIAITSSDTPSTLMPDVPLASSAGLTGLPGRAWYGMFAPKATPPATMTRIVADVRAVLQTPEIVAKLPQLGLEAVAPMTPQEFGSFVDKETAYWADATRRTGMYQIE
- a CDS encoding LysR family transcriptional regulator, encoding MDAITQLRTFTTVVACGGFSEAARQMDVVPSVVAKRIRQLEATVGARLFDRTTRTVRLTEAGEKLHARAGVLVASFEDLVQSVERDASKLVGHLRVATPTTLTTVRLGPLFNAFLRRHDGITMEISLVDHSTNPAERDYDVAISGRPASYEGVVEIPLCPVDTVLCAAPGYLARHGRPRHPQALTEHACLVFKPSGRAWQFRSARGGISLDIAPRLVADDNLTLRDAALSELGIAALPAYVARPALEAGTLETVLDDFPLQETWFKAYVPRRRQHVARVAALVDWLVEHLRPDTPPVR
- a CDS encoding sensor histidine kinase, whose product is MDDDRQGPQPIPAVERPARSLFGEILDWMLVPLFLLWPVSVAITYVVAQSISVAPYDRSLANNVLALAQQIKDVNGRARLQLPVSAREMLRADETDSVFYLVLGSRGEYLGGDRELPLPSLERPLPSIVQYRDDVMRGFAVRVAYTWVSLPTIPGAQPALVQVAETLEKRSQLANEIIKGVVLPQFVVLPLAVVLVWFGLSRGIAPLGRLQARLRARRPDDLSPIDDREVPQEIAPLVGAMNELLQRLSDNVDAQKRFVADAAHQLKTPLAGIRTQAELALRNASPEDMEASLRHLISGAERATRLVNQLLALARAEDKGSPVDVSARVDLLAIASDQTQNWVHEAMERGIDLGLEGPETPVPVAGNALLLAELVNNLIDNALRYTPGGGTVTVRVAATGAGATLDVEDSGPGIPPEERELVFDRFYRILGSNAEGSGLGLAIVREIAQRHDAILSISDNPQDTAAGMPGTRISVRFPPA
- a CDS encoding CaiB/BaiF CoA-transferase family protein, yielding MSLLHGFRILAVEQYGAAPFGTQLLAALGAEIIKVEQAAQGGDVSRLVGPHFLANLPDSAQSLFFQSLNQGKKSITLNLAHPEGRAVFRKLAATAHGVVDNLRGDVAGKLGLTYEDLKDVNPAVVCAHISAYGRTGERAAWPGYDYLMQAEAGYFSLTGEPDTAPSRMGLSLVDYMTGVMMSVGLLSGMLEAARSGKGCDVDTSLYDVALFNLNYVAAWYLNGAAETDRQPRSGHPSLTPCQLYRTGDGWIYLMCNKEKFWRNLCERIGRPEWIADARFVDFGARGRHREELTRLLDEALSARTTAEWMQHFAGTVPAAPVWSVGQALDAPLAQADGRVRRVDLAGGGALRVLDSPLRTSRPAAAVGPAPAMGADTRELLAGIGIDEEEQGRLRTLGVL
- a CDS encoding aromatic ring-hydroxylating dioxygenase subunit alpha produces the protein MNRIADPIPELRADFSFEPGGFADHATPLVRNCWYVAGLSGEITRELSSRRFLGVDVALYRTQAGEPVAVRNRCPHRSFPLAKGRLDGDELMCGYHGMRFDPSGRCVKMPAMPLVPTNAQVRSFPIVERAPLVWIWMGDPDHADPALIPDTSWLASPAWKSVGGAFHMKADYVSMHENLLDQTHFPFLHPGAIGTPEYARSKLDVRQEGDVVIIDRALKNSPPPDVYGVPTGLTGKPVDRYSEARFASPGLHVAFARIVDNHDAGGAPRTYRFNITHAFTPETNGSIHYWWFNSRDANLDDSAADAYLHEASSKAYLEDVDALEWILDVVTRDAEPQFDLNFAPDKPGLLMRRALHDMAAREAGLDF